One genomic segment of Amycolatopsis sp. Hca4 includes these proteins:
- a CDS encoding DUF6351 family protein produces MRRAVPGGGRHPDGRRGEPGPRGLKCRLKPLDFRDYPVTFTAADRDRLRAAFLGGVRDYSHPDIGHHARSAPG; encoded by the coding sequence ATGCGGCGCGCAGTACCCGGTGGCGGGCGACACCCGGATGGTCGCAGGGGAGAGCCTGGCCCTCGAGGGCTAAAGTGCCGGCTGAAGCCACTGGACTTCCGCGACTACCCGGTCACCTTCACCGCAGCCGACCGGGACCGCCTGCGAGCAGCGTTCCTTGGCGGAGTGCGCGACTACAGCCACCCGGACATCGGCCACCACGCCCGATCGGCGCCTGGCTGA
- a CDS encoding DUF2332 domain-containing protein produces MNDTAAGRARFRSFGEKIRRSSPLYSAIALAAADDEDMLGLVSEVPDDDGVATLLLAAVHYLARRSDSKLAAFYPTLGGTLEPGYRAWQAFRDFALDHRHQIGVLLRTKSVQTNEVRRAAVIRPALARIARRVRGPVSLVEVGCSAGLLLSLDRYSYRYRVAGGEEIRVGRPESGLRLDCDVYGSFPLDVAEGLSFVSRVGLDRNPLDCRDPEQLAWLEACVWADQPARLKRLREAIREHRPQDVVMLAGDAIGHLSTAISATADDSTVVVLTSWLFTYLVPDGQLAFRAALRNAAHGRELWWAGNETYESCLGHGYPQAGHLSYRASGRCVVAVAPVHEPGAGAEILGTADVHGASLHGFSGPSIRVSW; encoded by the coding sequence TTGAACGACACAGCAGCGGGGCGGGCCCGGTTTCGGTCCTTCGGGGAGAAGATCCGCCGGTCCTCGCCCCTCTACTCGGCCATCGCGCTGGCGGCGGCCGACGACGAGGACATGCTCGGCTTGGTCTCCGAGGTGCCGGACGACGACGGGGTGGCTACGCTGCTGCTAGCCGCGGTGCATTATCTCGCGCGGCGGAGTGACAGCAAGCTCGCCGCCTTCTACCCCACGCTGGGCGGTACGCTCGAACCCGGCTACCGCGCCTGGCAGGCCTTCCGGGACTTTGCACTCGATCACCGGCACCAGATCGGCGTGCTCCTGAGGACCAAGTCGGTCCAGACCAACGAAGTGCGGCGGGCGGCGGTCATCCGGCCGGCGCTGGCCCGGATAGCTCGTCGTGTGCGTGGACCGGTCAGTCTCGTGGAGGTTGGCTGCAGCGCGGGATTGCTGCTGTCCCTGGACCGGTATTCTTACCGCTACCGTGTGGCCGGCGGTGAGGAGATTCGGGTCGGCCGGCCGGAATCCGGTCTGCGGCTCGACTGCGACGTCTATGGGAGTTTCCCGCTCGACGTGGCGGAGGGCCTGTCCTTTGTGAGCAGGGTTGGCCTCGACCGGAATCCACTCGATTGCCGGGATCCTGAGCAACTCGCGTGGCTCGAGGCGTGCGTCTGGGCGGATCAGCCCGCGCGGCTCAAGCGGCTGAGGGAGGCCATCCGGGAACATCGTCCGCAGGACGTAGTCATGCTCGCCGGCGACGCGATCGGCCATCTCAGCACCGCGATCAGTGCAACCGCGGACGACAGCACGGTTGTCGTGCTCACAAGCTGGCTGTTCACTTACCTCGTGCCGGATGGGCAACTGGCCTTCCGTGCCGCCCTTCGGAACGCAGCGCATGGCCGGGAGCTGTGGTGGGCAGGCAACGAAACCTACGAGAGCTGCCTGGGCCACGGGTATCCCCAGGCCGGGCATCTGAGCTACCGGGCATCGGGGCGGTGCGTGGTGGCTGTCGCACCGGTGCATGAGCCCGGAGCAGGCGCGGAGATCCTCGGGACCGCCGACGTGCACGGCGCCTCGCTCCACGGGTTCAGCGGTCCCTCGATCCGGGTGAGCTGGTGA
- a CDS encoding aldo/keto reductase translates to MSDARMDLCGSRVRRLGFGTLRLLGPAAFGQPPSRTDAERLLAAAANHSDVIDTADCYGPETAENLIASVLHPYRHGLVVATKGGLTCPAPGVWIPSAAPDRLRRCCEDSLRRLRTDRIDLYQLHGPDPMVTYEHSIEALARLRAEGLIMDVGLCNVSADQLRRAQRIVPISSVQNRYNVGYRADDSLVALAASEGLPFLAWFPLERGSLAAGAAASLTMVAEKHGASRAQIALAWLLHRSGNLVPIPGTGSVRHLEENAGAVSVDLDPEDMRALEGITV, encoded by the coding sequence ATGAGCGATGCCCGGATGGACCTGTGCGGCTCGCGGGTGCGGCGTCTGGGGTTCGGTACCCTGCGTCTCCTCGGCCCCGCCGCCTTCGGGCAACCACCGTCCCGCACCGACGCCGAGCGGCTTCTTGCGGCGGCGGCGAACCACTCCGACGTCATCGACACGGCCGACTGCTACGGTCCTGAGACAGCCGAGAACCTGATCGCGAGTGTGCTCCACCCGTACCGGCACGGACTGGTCGTCGCGACGAAGGGAGGGCTGACGTGCCCGGCCCCCGGGGTGTGGATTCCAAGCGCCGCGCCGGATCGTCTTCGCCGTTGTTGCGAGGATTCCCTGCGGCGCCTGCGGACGGATCGCATCGATCTCTACCAGCTGCACGGGCCCGATCCCATGGTCACCTACGAGCACTCGATCGAAGCGCTGGCCCGGCTGCGGGCGGAGGGATTGATCATGGACGTCGGTCTGTGCAACGTTTCCGCGGACCAGCTCAGGCGAGCACAACGGATAGTGCCGATTTCGTCGGTGCAGAACAGGTACAACGTCGGTTACCGGGCTGACGACTCGCTGGTCGCGCTGGCCGCGTCCGAGGGGCTGCCCTTTCTGGCCTGGTTTCCTCTGGAGCGCGGCAGCCTGGCGGCCGGCGCGGCGGCTTCCTTGACCATGGTGGCCGAGAAGCACGGGGCTTCCCGCGCGCAGATCGCTCTCGCGTGGTTGCTGCATCGCTCGGGCAACCTGGTCCCGATTCCGGGAACTGGGTCCGTACGCCACCTGGAAGAGAATGCGGGAGCTGTCTCGGTCGACCTTGATCCCGAGGACATGCGTGCTCTTGAGGGGATCACGGTATGA
- a CDS encoding RimK family alpha-L-glutamate ligase, whose amino-acid sequence MRQVTEACGELGLDVGWSPDRWIASVSDGIRSTRIIGYTFGLNDASAAEAALDKVCTFGLLHAAGIPAVEHTLIEIPKDRRSRGPNLSPDVQPPLVLKPNRGSGGADVLLCRNQEELLANFAALSAKYQTLAYSPFTPFDAEYRVVVLDRKARLVFEKLRFGGSEQPWKFNLNLGGTPRVVRPASAEYGPLARLAVRASDELGIRFGAVDIVVHRNTSTVLEVNDAFSLIFFSASSDENFRIAAALYADVLSSMFTSSPGSRDR is encoded by the coding sequence GTGCGGCAAGTGACGGAAGCTTGCGGCGAACTGGGACTGGATGTCGGGTGGAGCCCCGACCGCTGGATCGCGTCGGTTTCGGACGGGATCCGGTCGACCAGGATCATCGGCTACACGTTCGGGCTGAACGACGCGTCCGCGGCGGAGGCCGCTTTGGACAAGGTCTGCACCTTCGGTCTCCTGCACGCCGCGGGCATTCCCGCGGTCGAACACACGTTGATCGAGATTCCCAAAGACCGGCGCAGCAGGGGACCCAACCTGTCCCCGGACGTCCAACCTCCCCTGGTGCTCAAACCGAACCGTGGCTCGGGAGGCGCGGACGTGCTGCTCTGCCGGAACCAGGAAGAACTGCTCGCGAACTTCGCTGCGCTTTCGGCGAAATACCAGACCTTAGCGTACTCGCCGTTCACGCCGTTCGACGCCGAGTACCGCGTCGTGGTGCTCGACAGAAAAGCGCGGCTGGTCTTCGAGAAGCTCAGATTCGGAGGCAGCGAGCAGCCGTGGAAGTTCAATCTCAACCTCGGTGGCACGCCGAGGGTCGTCCGGCCGGCCTCGGCGGAGTACGGCCCGCTCGCCAGGCTCGCCGTCAGGGCCAGCGACGAGCTGGGGATCCGGTTCGGAGCCGTGGACATAGTCGTACACAGGAACACAAGCACGGTGCTAGAGGTCAACGACGCGTTCTCGCTGATCTTCTTCAGCGCGTCCTCGGACGAGAACTTCCGCATCGCCGCCGCACTGTACGCCGACGTGCTAAGCAGCATGTTCACCAGCTCACCCGGATCGAGGGACCGCTGA
- a CDS encoding glycosyltransferase — protein sequence MIVLNDTQTAPLAAELGRWRGSMLWHAHIGTAERSEIVDEYWKVIGPSVAEAAVKVFYRPEFMPRSLAAGSVFASPGVDPSTVKNCSLDPAEARRALTAPRVGPITWLSEGLAIAHGDVLGLQISRWDPLKDMAGAVRVFLQTVRQAPAFRGLVVGPKAESASEQAVLAQCSAAWEGAPADVRSRVHIGVIDRSGSEEHDLLVRQIQSAVDVVLQKSIQEGFGLTVTEAMLRAKPVVASAIGGIPLQIGHDMNGVLVQPGSPDEVWVEQLCSLVADEGSRARLGARARADVLARHTVVDHLTAVIDGVARNSRSCRTA from the coding sequence GTGATCGTCCTGAACGACACTCAGACGGCGCCGCTGGCGGCCGAGCTCGGCCGGTGGCGTGGGTCGATGCTCTGGCACGCCCACATCGGCACCGCCGAACGCAGCGAAATCGTCGACGAGTATTGGAAGGTCATCGGGCCGAGCGTCGCCGAAGCCGCGGTGAAGGTTTTTTACAGACCGGAATTCATGCCGCGGTCGCTTGCTGCGGGAAGTGTCTTCGCGTCACCCGGAGTCGATCCGTCCACGGTCAAGAACTGCTCGCTGGATCCCGCCGAGGCGCGCCGCGCATTGACCGCGCCGCGGGTGGGGCCGATCACGTGGCTCTCCGAAGGGCTTGCGATCGCCCACGGAGACGTTCTCGGACTACAGATCTCCCGCTGGGACCCGCTCAAGGACATGGCGGGCGCAGTCCGTGTGTTCCTCCAGACCGTGCGGCAGGCACCGGCCTTCCGCGGCCTCGTCGTCGGCCCGAAAGCCGAGTCGGCTTCGGAGCAGGCGGTGCTCGCGCAGTGTTCCGCAGCATGGGAGGGGGCTCCGGCGGATGTGCGGTCAAGGGTCCACATCGGCGTGATCGATCGGAGCGGCTCGGAAGAGCACGACCTTCTCGTCCGCCAAATCCAATCCGCTGTTGACGTCGTGCTCCAGAAAAGTATCCAAGAGGGATTCGGGTTGACTGTCACGGAGGCGATGTTGCGCGCGAAACCTGTGGTGGCGTCGGCGATCGGGGGAATTCCGTTGCAGATCGGCCATGATATGAACGGGGTTCTGGTCCAGCCAGGTTCCCCCGACGAAGTGTGGGTGGAGCAGTTGTGCTCACTAGTCGCCGACGAAGGTTCAAGGGCCCGGCTGGGTGCTCGCGCTCGGGCCGACGTGCTCGCCCGGCACACCGTCGTTGACCATCTGACCGCTGTCATCGACGGGGTCGCGAGGAACTCGCGCAGCTGTCGGACAGCCTGA
- a CDS encoding CHAT domain-containing protein — translation MTWAEGKQCVVRAVDWEVDVDLAQLYVECGLTSSAELRYAAAADRAGRAGIGRPSRAAILQRLALVKQNRGDRAGAVPLLDDALALVREGSDVDSVRVRAGVHATRGQVARALGDLRTAGGEAERAAELFAQIGDVDDEARALVDLAVVLKDTDRIAPARTVARLALALARSAGADDVAGHAMVVLGLVYELLGKRRPALRSQSIALRLLAGCGQYGAAAVAAHNAAAVELNEGHHAAARRFYEAARVLNRRAGWPIGEANDLSGLASVAKAVGDHEHARALHAEALPILVECGDVPAAVQSLADLAELAEDDATALAHLAQAEALAVQTGELRLVELVGVVLGDVHRARGRFSSAEAAYARAAEAAEAPRAWLFDEADALAYFGNSRLAAREHLARLALDHHDPSVAFERVEQARASEMVRRLSRLRVPATHRVPADLVDAEASALRELRLAAAAFTGPDAADPESARRYASAEARWQEAVDAIAEHDEQFSALRRGDRSTVARIRATLRAHDPDALLVVMHGTETAIHLLGLTATDEIPWHAKVPCDTDEVIDVVERVVTACSTDDLAAVAEGVTDPLLTAMLEPVARRSRPGQQICLVPHGALHRLPFAAVHVDGRPFGERNPLVSTPSASVLGYCLAGRRGTTGDALVVTEPAAGPPLRYARAQTHAIARHFPTEELTGDHAARAAVLARLAPGGPVPRLLHLTAHGRFIASRPMSSGIRLTDGDLTAEDLLGVSLAGALAVLCACRTGVSAVGGGGDEQLGLVRALLYAGASAVLVGLWKVSQLAAGILFDRFYRELAAGTASAVALQRAQTELRNCTATRAAEYIRSVHAYRDDSHLRIEEARYRLRAGQFRAVVDLCDLALGDPELTAAQRRSVTGLRDQSLVSAQDGVAGTPDPRVFANPYYWAPFALVGDWR, via the coding sequence ATGACCTGGGCAGAGGGTAAGCAATGCGTGGTCCGCGCGGTGGACTGGGAAGTCGATGTGGACCTCGCCCAGCTGTATGTGGAATGCGGGCTGACGTCGTCGGCGGAACTGCGTTATGCCGCCGCCGCCGATCGCGCCGGCCGGGCGGGAATCGGTCGGCCGTCGCGCGCCGCCATTCTGCAACGGCTGGCCCTGGTCAAGCAGAACCGGGGCGACCGGGCGGGCGCTGTGCCGCTTCTCGACGACGCACTGGCGCTCGTCCGGGAAGGCTCGGACGTCGACTCGGTCCGGGTTCGCGCCGGCGTGCACGCGACCCGCGGTCAGGTGGCCAGAGCACTCGGCGATCTGCGGACGGCCGGGGGTGAAGCCGAGCGGGCGGCGGAACTCTTTGCACAGATCGGTGACGTCGACGACGAAGCGCGGGCGCTGGTCGACCTGGCTGTCGTGCTGAAGGACACCGACCGGATCGCGCCGGCTCGCACCGTCGCGCGGCTGGCGCTCGCGCTCGCCCGGTCGGCGGGCGCGGACGACGTCGCCGGGCACGCCATGGTCGTGCTCGGCCTGGTGTACGAACTGCTGGGGAAACGACGGCCCGCGCTGCGTTCGCAGTCCATCGCGCTGCGCCTGCTCGCCGGCTGCGGGCAGTACGGCGCGGCCGCGGTGGCCGCGCACAACGCCGCCGCGGTGGAGCTCAACGAGGGACACCACGCCGCAGCCCGACGGTTCTACGAGGCCGCCCGCGTGCTGAACCGCCGTGCGGGCTGGCCGATCGGTGAGGCCAACGACCTCAGCGGCCTGGCCAGTGTCGCGAAGGCCGTCGGCGATCACGAGCACGCTCGCGCGCTGCACGCCGAAGCGCTGCCGATCCTGGTCGAGTGCGGCGATGTGCCGGCCGCCGTGCAGTCACTGGCCGACCTTGCCGAACTGGCCGAGGACGACGCCACCGCGCTGGCCCACCTGGCTCAGGCCGAGGCGTTGGCGGTGCAGACCGGCGAACTGCGCCTGGTCGAACTGGTCGGCGTCGTCCTCGGTGACGTGCACCGGGCGCGGGGCCGCTTTTCCTCGGCCGAGGCGGCCTACGCGCGCGCGGCCGAGGCCGCCGAGGCCCCGCGAGCGTGGCTGTTCGACGAGGCCGACGCGCTCGCTTACTTCGGGAACAGCCGACTCGCGGCTCGGGAGCACCTGGCCCGGCTGGCCTTGGACCACCACGATCCATCGGTCGCGTTCGAGCGGGTCGAACAGGCGAGGGCGAGCGAGATGGTGCGCCGGCTGTCCCGGCTGCGCGTACCCGCCACCCACCGGGTGCCTGCTGACCTCGTCGACGCGGAAGCATCGGCGCTGCGCGAGCTGCGGCTCGCGGCGGCCGCGTTCACCGGCCCGGACGCCGCCGACCCGGAGTCCGCCCGGCGATACGCGTCAGCCGAAGCCCGGTGGCAGGAGGCCGTCGACGCGATCGCCGAGCACGACGAGCAGTTCAGCGCGCTCCGCCGCGGGGACCGGTCCACGGTCGCCCGGATCCGCGCCACCCTGCGAGCTCATGATCCGGACGCCCTGCTGGTCGTCATGCACGGAACCGAGACGGCGATCCACCTTCTCGGGCTCACGGCCACCGACGAGATCCCCTGGCACGCCAAGGTGCCCTGCGACACCGACGAGGTGATCGACGTGGTCGAACGGGTCGTCACGGCTTGCAGCACCGACGATCTGGCCGCGGTCGCCGAGGGCGTCACCGATCCGCTGCTGACCGCGATGCTCGAACCGGTGGCGCGGCGGTCGCGTCCCGGACAGCAGATCTGCCTCGTGCCGCACGGGGCCCTGCACCGGCTGCCGTTCGCTGCCGTCCACGTCGACGGTCGCCCGTTCGGGGAGCGAAATCCCCTGGTGAGCACGCCGAGCGCGTCGGTGCTCGGCTACTGCCTCGCGGGCCGCCGCGGCACGACCGGCGACGCGCTCGTCGTCACCGAACCCGCCGCCGGACCGCCGTTGCGCTACGCACGAGCGCAGACCCACGCCATCGCCCGGCACTTCCCCACCGAAGAGCTCACCGGGGACCACGCTGCCCGCGCGGCGGTGCTGGCCCGCCTCGCACCCGGCGGACCGGTACCGCGGTTACTGCACCTGACCGCGCACGGCCGGTTCATCGCGAGTCGGCCGATGTCGTCCGGGATCCGGCTCACCGACGGCGATCTGACCGCCGAGGATCTGCTCGGTGTGTCCCTGGCGGGCGCCCTCGCCGTGCTGTGCGCGTGCCGGACCGGTGTCTCCGCCGTGGGCGGCGGTGGCGACGAGCAACTCGGCCTGGTCCGCGCGTTGCTGTACGCCGGAGCGTCCGCGGTGTTGGTCGGTCTGTGGAAGGTTTCCCAGCTGGCGGCTGGCATCCTGTTCGACCGCTTCTACCGGGAACTGGCCGCGGGCACCGCGAGCGCGGTCGCGCTGCAGCGGGCCCAGACGGAACTACGCAACTGCACGGCCACGAGGGCGGCGGAGTACATCCGGTCGGTCCATGCCTACCGGGACGACAGTCATCTCCGCATCGAAGAAGCCCGGTATCGCCTCCGCGCCGGTCAGTTCCGGGCGGTGGTCGACCTGTGCGATCTCGCCCTCGGCGACCCCGAACTCACCGCCGCGCAACGCCGGAGCGTCACCGGCCTGCGTGACCAGTCGCTCGTCTCGGCTCAGGACGGCGTCGCCGGGACGCCGGATCCGCGGGTCTTCGCCAATCCGTACTACTGGGCGCCGTTCGCGCTCGTGGGCGACTGGCGGTAG
- a CDS encoding toll/interleukin-1 receptor domain-containing protein yields the protein MSDIFINYRSRDAKYGAVATYELLAARFGADRVFLDNQSIILGTGYPAQLRLALESMRVLLVLIGPRWLVPDATDQQRLPIERDDDWVRYEIRRVLARGTSIVPVLLDGASLSAASRLPADVRKLVHYQAAEIRHRSLGRDVAPGRRPRTTGVDRAASGERRLAAASGAVAAPAASPGGAHLRGARRRRCRTG from the coding sequence ATGTCCGACATCTTCATCAACTACCGATCGCGGGATGCGAAGTACGGTGCGGTGGCCACTTACGAACTGCTCGCCGCGAGGTTCGGCGCGGACCGGGTCTTCCTCGACAACCAGTCGATCATCCTGGGAACGGGATATCCCGCGCAGCTGCGGCTGGCGCTGGAGTCGATGCGGGTGCTCCTGGTCCTGATCGGCCCACGGTGGCTGGTCCCGGACGCGACGGACCAGCAGCGGTTGCCGATCGAGCGCGACGACGACTGGGTCCGGTACGAGATCCGCCGGGTGCTGGCCCGCGGGACCTCGATCGTGCCGGTGCTGCTGGACGGCGCGAGCCTGTCGGCGGCGTCGCGACTGCCCGCCGACGTCCGCAAGCTGGTGCACTACCAGGCCGCCGAAATCCGGCACCGGTCGCTGGGCCGCGACGTCGCGCCTGGCCGACGGCCTCGAACGACTGGGGTTGACCGGGCAGCGTCCGGCGAGCGACGGCTCGCAGCGGCTTCCGGCGCTGTTGCCGCCCCGGCAGCTTCCCCCGGCGGTGCGCACCTTCGTGGGGCGCGCCGCCGAAGGTGCCGAACTGGATGA